The following are from one region of the Arachis duranensis cultivar V14167 chromosome 10, aradu.V14167.gnm2.J7QH, whole genome shotgun sequence genome:
- the LOC107471020 gene encoding uncharacterized protein LOC107471020 — MSLLASSTIQPCDICGDVGFWEVILNCTKCVAREHCYCMKTILSSIPEQWTCDSCQPKRETPSRCKGNRNLEWQARKRQRPTGKVKFLPTDEAMKLSTGSPPSKLIPAKSNLLVTRKTSVKSKNLISRSPSLPPNSNHSNSPIALEKPPRNDGVSKKPVTYQHASHLISKGGTLSAVTEHHNIEKNDDQSIQENMNLFKFLPSSIAAWRGSFVASGNHYDGFEAHPPSTVNRKAYKFSKRMPQTLQLESLPRLDVLTDVFQNNCPDLQDIALYFFPSNENERFRKDFISMIEFMNAKESMLRSSIQGVELLVFTSNLLNTHSRGTIATAAVHVGCFLWGVFRRSKIGKATETLSNMDPLDMDVDMIGGKDIAEKIDRVVKVDRPLVRISLSSSRKEEMKAIASSNIFLQGRPPSCTKPRMKTKKLSSIPLPQNSIKKEPYPLNDPDEPPPGFEAGKVTCKSEAGGGRSKFNGT, encoded by the exons ATGTCGCTGCTTGCTTCTTCGACG ATTCAACCTTGTGATATATGTGGTGATGTTGGTTTTTGGGAAGTAATTCTCAATTGCACGAAATGTGTAGCTCGTGAACACTG TTATTGCATGAAAACTATACTCAGCAGCATTCCTGAACAGTGGACCTGTGATTCTTGCCAACCCAAAAGGGAGACACCTTCACGATGTAAAGGGAATCGCAATCTGGAATGGCAAGCTCGTAAAAGGCAAAGACCAACAGGGAAGGTGAAGTTCCTTCCAACAGATGAAGCCATGAAGCTTTCTACTGGAAGTCCTCCCTCTAAACTTATTCCAGCAAAATCTAATTTGTTGGTGACTCGGAAGACTTCTGTtaaatcaaaaaatttaatttcaaggAGTCCATCCCTGCCACCAAATTCAAATCATAGCAATTCTCCTATTGCACTTGAGAAGCCTCCAAGAAATGATGGAGTATCCAAGAAGCCAGTGACTTATCAACACGCTTCTCACTTAATATCAAAAG GTGGTACCCTTTCTGCTGTAACTGAACATCACAATATTGAAAAGAATGATGACCAGAGCATTCAGGAAAATAtgaatcttttcaaatttttaccCTCTTCAATTGCTGCCTGGAG GGGTAGTTTTGTTGCATCTGGCAATCACTATGATGGGTTTGAGGCACATCCTCCATCTACCGTTAATAGGAAGGCATATAAATTTTCAAAGAGAATGCCTCAAACCCTTCAATTGGAGTCACTGCCTAGGTTGGATGTCTTGACTGATGTTTTCCAGAACAATTGCCCTGATCTTCAAGATATTGCATTGTACTTCTTTCCATCAAATGAAAATGAGAG GTTCAGAAAGGACTTCATTAGCATGATTGAGTTTATGAATGCTAAAGAATCAATGTTGAGAAGTTCTATTCAAGGAGTGGAGTTGTTGGTGTTCACCTCAAATCTCCTTAATACGCACTCAAGGG GTACCATTGCAACAGCAGCAGTACATGTAGGATGCTTCCTGTGGGGAGTCTTTCGCCGGAGTAAAATTGGTAAAGCTACTGAAACACTATCTAACATGGACCCTCTTGATATGGATGTGGACATGATTGGAGGAAAGGACATAGCTGAGAAAATCGATCGTGTAGTAAAAGTTGATAGACCTCTGGTTAGAATTTCTCTTAGCTCTTCCAGGAAGGAAGAAATGAAGGCCATTGCATCAAGCAACATATTTCTTCAGGGTAGACCACCTTCATGTACAAAGCCTAGGATGAAAACCAAAAAGCTCTCGTCAATTCCATTGCCACAGAATTCCATCAAGAAAGAACCTTATCCTCTGAATGACCCGGATGAACCACCGCCAGGCTTTGAAGCTGGAAAAGTTACATGTAAATCTGAGGCTGGGGGAGGAAGATCAAAATTTAACGGTACATGA
- the LOC107471021 gene encoding uncharacterized protein LOC107471021, giving the protein MTSSMAVQSSNPREAKPSKNDLSSHFFVWREFVWGAVAGAFGEGMMHPVDTIKTRIQSQAILAGVQNQKSILQMVRLVWHEDGIRGFYRGVAPGVIGSLATGATYFGVIESTKKWIEDSHPRLKGHWAHFIAGAVGDTLGSVVYVPCEVMKQRMQVQGTYSSWSSIAMNEGIAMNSSQKLYGYYTGMFHAGCSIWRTQGLKGLYAGYFSTLARDVPFAGLMVMFYEGLKDVTEYGKQRLTSNSNWHVNNSFEGLVLGGLAGGLSAYLTTPLDVIKTRLQVQGSTLRYNGWLDAICNIWEKEGMKGMFRGSIPRISWYIPASALTFMAVEFLRDHYNEGATDKKVQEVARLSVDKKKPMQEVS; this is encoded by the exons ATGACCTCTTCTATGGCGGTTCAGAGCTCCAATCCCCGCGAAGCAAAACCTTCAAAGAACGATCTCAGTTCTCACTTCTTCG TATGGAGAGAGTTTGTGTGGGGAGCTGTTGCTGGGGCTTTTGGGGAAGGAATGATGCATCCAGTTGATACCATTAAAACCCGAATACAAAGCCAAGCTATTCTCGCTGGAGTTCAG AATCAGAAGAGCATATTGCAGATGGTGCGACTTGTCTGGCATGAGGATGGAATAAGAG GCTTTTACAGGGGTGTAGCACCTGGCGTTATTGGGTCTCTTGCAACTGGTGCAACATATTTTGGTGTTATAGAGTCCACTAAAAAGTGGATTGAGGATTCACATCCTAGGCTTAAGGGCCACTGGGCACATTTCATTGCTGGAGCTGTTG GAGATACTCTTGGTTCTGTTGTATATGTTCCATGCGAAGTGATGAAGCAACGCATGCAAGTGCAGGGGACATATTCATCTTGGAGTTCTATCGCCATGAATGAAGGCATTGCAATGAATTCTAGCCAAAAACTGTATGGTTATTATACAGGGATGTTCCATGCGGGCTGCTCAATATGGAGAACACAGGGCTTAAAGGGTTTATATGCAGG ATATTTCTCTACTCTTGCAAGGGATGTTCCATTTGCTGGCCTAAtg GTCATGTTTTATGAAGGTTTGAAAGATGTTACTGAATATGGGAAGCAAAGATTGACATCCAACTCAAATTGGCATGTCAATAACTCGTTTGAGGGACTCGTTTTAGGAGGATTAGCTGGTG GTCTTAGTGCATATCTCACCACCCCGTTGGATGTAATCAAAACAAGATTGCAAGTGCAGGGTTCAACTTTAAG GTATAACGGTTGGTTGGATGCAATTTGCAATATATGGGAAAAGGAAGGCATGAAGGGGATGTTCAGGGGTAGCATCCCAAGGATTTCATGGTACATTCCGGCTTCTGCACTTACATTTATGGCTGTGGAATTTCTCAGAGACCATTATAATGAAGGAGCCACTGACAAGAAGGTGCAAGAAGTTGCAAGACTATCAGTCGACAAGAAGAAACCAATGCAAGAGGTTTCTTAG